Proteins from a genomic interval of Coccinella septempunctata chromosome 2, icCocSept1.1, whole genome shotgun sequence:
- the LOC123307150 gene encoding serine/threonine-protein phosphatase 6 regulatory ankyrin repeat subunit C-like, producing the protein MVCSGKYNVDFRDYDHGYSTPLGLITTRIYIFEDHPDLDPLTVRDYEEKIKFLLQNGADYKEKIDNPFGKFGKDTTDVGEQILRKGTKHMFNLLLNFLGDINDQHGFLGDTALHIAIERGFFKTMKNILARNADVNKPNYEQKETPLHRAVRYNRINFINLLIEHGVSMESTDVEERTPLHYAYSRDIRGWTPMHTLVSRSETATVEASEVIELFLDRAFDLETKNFQGRTPLYLILKKKIGPLALLFLRNGANLEITADDAMFLLPYISSKGIWDYMTRTILKFIALEVSKGTTLHENLKILSERKEASNYLNTCFREIDMLKYMEIENTTVTYWRLLTKGINQIALYAKNYSITEEIRTFEVSSYPIYGPDILYKFAKGKRRLELMTECADKLNRMWEWKLPSVFVDMVIDQLSIADMENLKSV; encoded by the exons ATGGTGTGTTCGGGAAAATATAATGTTGATTTTCGTGATTATGATCACGGATACTCAACCCCTTTGGGGCTAATTACGACGagaatatatattttcgaaGATCATCCCGATCTGGATCCCTTAACCGTTCGagattatgaagaaaaaatcaaatttctattGCAAAATGGCGCAGATTACAAGGAGAAGATAGATAACCCGTTCGGAAAATTCGGAAAGGATACTACTGACGTTGGTGAACAGATACTCAGAAAAGGAA CAAAACATATGTTCAATTTACTGTTGAATTTTTTGGGAGATATAAACGATCAACACGGTTTCTTGGGAGATACAGCACTTCATATTGCCATCGAAAGAGGATTTTTCAAGACAATGAAAAACATATTGGCAAGGAATGCCGATGTCAATAAACCCAACTATGAACAAAAAGAAACCCCACTTCATCGGGCTGTTAGGTATAACAGAATAAACTTCATAAATTTACTTATCGAGCATGGGGTAAGTATGGAAAGTACAGATGTGGAAGAGAGAACTCCTCTACATTATGCTT ACTCTAGAGACATTAGAGGTTGGACTCCGATGCATACATTAGTCTCTCGATCAGAAACAGCAACAGTTGAGGCATCAGAAGTGATTGAGCTTTTCCTAGATAGAGCATTCGATTTGGAGACCAAGAATTTCCAAGGACGCACACCACTCTATCtcatcttgaaaaaaaaaattgggccATTGGCTTTGTTATTTTTAAGAAACGGAGCCAATCTTGAGATAACTGCAGATGATGCTATGTTTCTCTTACCTTATATTTCAAGCAAGGGAATTTGGGACTACATGACCAGGACTATTCTCAAATTTATTGCCTTGGAAGTTTCTAAGGGAACTACACTAcacgaaaatctgaaaattttgagcGAACGGAAGGAGGCAAGCAATTATTTGAACACCTGTTTTAGAGAAATAGACATGCTCAAATACATGGAAATAGAGAATACCACCGTCACTTATTGGCGACTTCTGACTAAAGGTATAAATCAAATAGCACTGTACGCCAAAAATTACTCCATCACCGAAGAAATTAGGACTTTCGAAGTAAGCTCATATCCAATTTATGGTCCAGATATTCTTTATAAGTTTGCAAAAGGAAAAAGGAGGTTGGAATTGATGACTGAATGTGCAGACAAATTGAACAGAATGTGGGAGTGGAAATTACCATCAGTTTTTGTGGATATGGTAATTGATCAGCTCTCCATAGCTGACATGGAAAATTTAAAAAGTGTGtaa
- the LOC123308396 gene encoding uncharacterized protein LOC123308396, which produces MGDTNLFSTTQIVDPAQILSDAEIRAEEITIRRLVFETPLDAMKWCARRKLLKNTCDCDNCNIPMTCSLNSRVVLDGYQWICKLYKSQRSIRKNSFFENSELSLEQILVLVCGWAMEYPQDIISLEAQLGQGSKTVVDWYNFCREVCEVHFMQNEIVIGGLNEDCTSKTVDIDESKFFYKKYHQGRWVDGHWVFGGIERESRKCFLVEVPDRTEATLAAIIERHILPGSIIVSDGWRAYGNIQDIGGSMYEHHAIIHHENTGVFLQNLENMWMRAKYRLQRQFGTSEALFCSYLHDFVWRNQFPKSQVFAEFVIMVAAQFPVP; this is translated from the exons ATGGGTGATACAAATCTGTTTAGTACAACCCAAATTGTAGATCCAGCACAGATCTTAAGTGATGCTGAAATTCGAGCGGAAGAGATAACAATCCGTCGTCTTGTTTTTGAGACACCCCTTGATGCCATGAAATGGTGTGCAAGAAGAAAACTCCTCAAAAACACTTGCGATTGTGATAATTGCAACATCCCAATGACTTGCAGCCTTAATTCTAGAGTGGTGTTGGATGGTTACCAGTGGATATGTAAGCTCTACAAAAGTCAAAGGAGCATAAGAAAGAACTCCTTTTTTGAGAATAGTGAATTGAGCCTTGAGCAGATATTGGTGCTTGTATGTGGATGGGCCATGGAATATCCTCAAGATATTATTTCCCTGGAAGCACAGCTAGGACAAGGAAGCAAAACAGTTGTTGACTGGTACAACTTCTGCCGGGAAGTATGCGAAGTCCATTTCATGCAAAATGAAATAGTTATCGGTGGTCTTAATGAAGATTGTACATCCAAGACAGTCGATATCGATGAGTCAAAATTTTTCTATAAGAAATATCATCAAGGAAGATGGGTTGATGGTCACTGGGTGTTTGGAGGCATTGAAAGGGAAAGCAGAAAATGCTTTTTAGTTGAAGTTCCTGATAGGACGGAGGCGACGTTGGCAGCAATAATTGAGAG GCACATTTTACCTGGATCAATAATTGTGTCTGATGGATGGAGAGCATATGGCAACATTCAAGACATCGGTGGAAGCATGTATGAACATCATGCTATTATCCATCATGAAAATACTGGTGTTTTTTTACAAAATCTTGAAAACATGTGGATGCGTGCGAAGTATAGACTCCAGCGACAATTTGGAACTTCTGAAGCATTGTTCTGCTCCTATCTGCATGACTTTGTATGGAGGAACCAATTCCCAAAGTCGCAAGTTTTTGCAGAGTTCGTCATCATGGTTGCTGCTCAGTTTCCTGTGCCTTGA